The segment ATGCTTACCATTGCCATCGTGGCTTCCTGGGGCTTAATGGAAAACGAGTGGTGGGATGTTTCGCATGACAGAACTGGTATGAAAATCTTTTATGACACCCAGTATCGTTTTATCTTCACCCCAAACATTTATTTTTCTACCCACGGGATCTTTGAGGTTCATAATTTTGATTGCTGTTTCATTTAACAACACGCAGGAATCTAATGCACCCAAATCCTCAGAATATGGTTTACTTAAGCAGCCATTTTCATATTGAGGGTGCTCATAAGGTGTGTGTCGATGCCCCTTATTAGAAAATCAATAGGGTTGTTTTCCTTTTTGCCCGGCCAGGAAATACCATAGGTAGAAGAACCACCGTCTTCCCGAATAAGCGTTTGGTTTATTCCACCTAAGCATCTACAACCCCTGGAAGAGTCCTTAGGCCATTAAAAAATGAGGTGGTATTTTCACTTGCCTTTGCTTCCAGGTCAAAATGAATAATATTGTTCTTCTCGTAGCCTATGGGTTTATTAAGTGCAAAATTGACTTGCTTTTTTATAACAAGTACAGAAATAATAAGAATAATAGAAGCCATAAATTGAAAGACTACCAAGCCTTTTCTAATAAATATTTCGCCCACTTTCCCTTTAAAATTTCCTTTGAGCGTGGTTAAAGGTGTAAACCCGGAAAGATAAAAGGCCGGATAACTCCCTGCAAGCAGCCCAGTTGCCAGGGTTACGGCTACCAACAAAATAATATTAAGAGGAGAAAACTCAACAGTGAGTGCTTTGTTTAAGTGATGTAGTTAAAACTTGGCATGAAAAGTAAAACAAGACCAATAGCAAGCACCGTAGCCAAAAAGCTCAGGACTATCGACTCGGTCAAGAACTGCAGCATTAAAGCACTCCTGCTTGTGCCGACTACCTTTTTAATTCCTATTTCCTTAAACCTGCTGGAAACTTGTGCTGTGGAGAGATTTATAAAGTTAATACAGGCTATGAGCAGTACAAGGATAGCGATTAAAGAAAACAATCTCACATAGGTGATCCTTCCCCCACTTTGAATTCCATTTTCATAGTTCCCGTACAAATAGCCATCAGAAAATTTTCGTAGAAAAATGCTGAAAATATTTCCCTCGTCATATTTGTCAATGAGGTTACTTATTTTTCCTTCAAAAAGTGCTGCATTGGTATTGGGCTTGAGCAGAACATAGGTTTCAGGACCTGTGTTATACCATTCTTTTCCATTGACCCAGATGTCTTCTAAAAGTTTGGTTTTGGATAATATAAAATCAAATTTTAAAGTGGAATTAGCGGGGACATCTTCACAAACACCGCTGATTTTTGCGACGTGATTTACCCCAAAGATGGAATACTCCAAACTTTTATCCATAGCATTTTGACTGGAGCCAAAGAGTTTGTTTGCCAATTGCTCTGAAACAACAATATTGTTTTTTTCCTGAAGCACCTGTGCTCTATTCCCTTCAATAAGAGGAAAAGTGAATATGTCAAAAAAGGTGGAGCTGGAGAA is part of the Antarcticibacterium sp. 1MA-6-2 genome and harbors:
- a CDS encoding ABC transporter permease, translating into MLKNYIKIAWRNLKKKPLFSFINVVGLTTGLGCTFFFYLWVSDELMIDRFHKNDARLYQIMEKSTENGNVLIHDHTQGPLAEALEKDFPEVEHAVTVMNLEKEGMKITFTNEEHAYKSAGVFSSSTFFDIFTFPLIEGNRAQVLQEKNNIVVSEQLANKLFGSSQNAMDKSLEYSIFGVNHVAKISGVCEDVPANSTLKFDFILSKTKLLEDIWVNGKEWYNTGPETYVLLKPNTNAALFEGKISNLIDKYDEGNIFSIFLRKFSDGYLYGNYENGIQSGGRITYVRLFSLIAILVLLIACINFINLSTAQVSSRFKEIGIKKVVGTSRSALMLQFLTESIVLSFLATVLAIGLVLLFMPSFNYIT